Proteins co-encoded in one Spirosoma endbachense genomic window:
- a CDS encoding tRNA-binding protein, with product MSNELLTWSDFEKVEIRTGTIISVEAFPQARKPAYKLTIDFGDFGTRRTSAQVTKLYQMDDLIGKQVVAVVNFPPKQIATFMSECLVLGAVADDGTVTLLQTERPTTNGQRIG from the coding sequence ATGAGTAATGAACTACTAACCTGGTCGGATTTCGAAAAAGTTGAAATCCGTACTGGTACCATTATTTCGGTAGAAGCTTTTCCGCAGGCTCGCAAACCAGCCTACAAACTTACCATTGATTTTGGTGATTTTGGCACCAGACGTACGTCCGCTCAAGTTACTAAACTCTATCAGATGGACGACCTGATTGGTAAGCAGGTCGTGGCTGTTGTTAACTTTCCTCCGAAACAAATCGCGACGTTCATGAGCGAGTGTCTGGTGCTGGGAGCCGTAGCCGACGATGGCACCGTTACGTTATTGCAAACCGAACGTCCGACGACTAATGGCCAGCGGATTGGTTGA